The Microvirgula aerodenitrificans DSM 15089 genome has a segment encoding these proteins:
- the ruvA gene encoding Holliday junction branch migration protein RuvA — translation MIGRLAGTLLEKHPPQILIDVAGVGYEVDVPMSTFCLLPAPGAATTLWTHHAVREDAQLLYGFASRAEREVFRQLIRISGVGGKLALALLSSLSGDELALAVERDDIKALSRVPGIGKKTAERLILELRGKLVASSGVPLPMVAGNAVSEIDPRDDMVNALLALGYNAREADAALKGVPAGTDVGAGIRMALKALAKG, via the coding sequence ATGATCGGACGCCTTGCCGGCACCCTGCTGGAAAAACACCCGCCCCAGATTCTGATCGACGTCGCTGGCGTCGGTTATGAAGTCGACGTGCCGATGAGCACCTTCTGCCTGCTGCCCGCGCCCGGCGCGGCGACCACGCTGTGGACCCATCATGCGGTGCGCGAGGACGCGCAGCTGCTGTACGGCTTCGCCAGCCGCGCCGAGCGTGAAGTGTTCCGCCAGTTGATCCGCATTTCCGGTGTCGGCGGCAAGCTGGCGCTGGCGCTGCTGTCCAGCCTCAGCGGTGACGAGCTCGCGCTGGCGGTCGAGCGCGACGACATCAAGGCGCTGTCGCGCGTGCCCGGCATCGGCAAGAAAACCGCCGAGCGGCTGATCCTCGAACTGCGCGGCAAGCTGGTTGCCTCCAGCGGCGTGCCGTTGCCGATGGTCGCCGGCAATGCCGTCAGCGAGATCGACCCGCGCGACGACATGGTCAACGCGTTGCTGGCACTGGGCTACAACGCCCGCGAGGCTGATGCCGCGCTGAAGGGCGTGCCGGCCGGCACCGACGTCGGCG
- a CDS encoding patatin-like phospholipase family protein → MQRRRFLAASLFLLLSACATTPPPEPVTPPAALPKPRIALALGGGAAKGFAHIGVIKVLEAHGIHADIVTGTSAGSVVGSLYAAGYSGFQLQKVAQQLDEADLRDLTVSSQGFIKGEALQAYVNRLVGNRNIEKLGKPFGAVATDLSSGRRVVFRRGNTGQAVRASCSIPNVFIPPVIQGRRYVDGGLTSPVPVSAAREMGADLIIAVDISARARNGKAEGFLGLLDQSVTIMGERLLNQELKDADVVIHPSVGQIGGADFDARNRAILEGEKAAQQMMPLIRARIDAKARELAAAQAATRTVSR, encoded by the coding sequence ATGCAACGCCGTCGTTTCCTCGCCGCTTCCCTGTTCCTGCTGCTTTCCGCCTGCGCGACCACGCCGCCGCCGGAGCCGGTCACCCCGCCGGCGGCACTGCCCAAGCCGCGCATTGCGCTGGCGCTTGGCGGTGGCGCGGCCAAGGGCTTTGCCCATATCGGCGTGATCAAGGTGCTGGAAGCGCATGGCATCCATGCCGACATCGTCACCGGCACCAGTGCCGGCAGCGTGGTCGGCAGCCTGTACGCGGCCGGCTACAGCGGCTTCCAGTTGCAGAAGGTGGCCCAGCAGCTCGACGAGGCCGACCTGCGCGACCTGACCGTGTCCAGCCAGGGTTTCATCAAGGGCGAGGCGCTGCAGGCTTACGTGAACCGGCTGGTCGGCAATCGCAATATCGAAAAGCTCGGCAAGCCGTTTGGCGCCGTTGCCACCGACCTGTCGTCCGGTCGCCGGGTCGTGTTCCGGCGCGGCAATACCGGCCAGGCAGTGCGTGCGTCGTGCAGTATCCCGAATGTGTTCATCCCGCCGGTGATCCAGGGGCGTCGCTATGTCGACGGCGGCCTGACCAGCCCGGTGCCGGTTTCGGCCGCGCGGGAAATGGGCGCAGACCTGATCATCGCCGTGGACATTTCCGCCCGCGCCCGCAACGGCAAGGCCGAAGGCTTCCTCGGCCTGCTCGACCAGAGCGTGACCATCATGGGCGAGCGGCTGCTGAACCAGGAGCTGAAGGATGCCGACGTGGTGATCCACCCGTCGGTCGGCCAGATCGGCGGCGCCGATTTCGACGCGCGCAACCGCGCCATTCTCGAAGGCGAAAAAGCCGCGCAGCAGATGATGCCGCTGATCCGTGCCCGCATCGATGCCAAGGCGCGCGAACTGGCCGCCGCGCAGGCGGCAACCCGGACCGTCTCCCGCTAG
- the bioC gene encoding malonyl-ACP O-methyltransferase BioC: MSSESFYTDKSRVRASFDRAARSYDGAAVLQREVSDRMAGRLDLIRHAPGVILDAGSGTGYGAATLRDRYADARVVEFDLALSMLQASRAKQMPAGLLKKLFTRAPAQVCGDLENLPLATGSVDMVWSNLAVQWMNTPDRVFAEFHRVLKVDGLLMFSTLGPDTLKELGAAFAGVDAATHVNRFIDMHDLGDALVRAGFATPVMDMEKIVLTYDDVKGVMRDLKAIGARNATEGRGRGLMGKHAWARVEANYEQWRREGRLPATYEVVYGHAWRPAAAPKRKLDDGRDIVEFMPRRPA, translated from the coding sequence ATGAGCTCTGAATCGTTCTACACCGACAAATCGCGCGTCCGCGCCTCGTTCGACCGTGCCGCGCGCAGCTATGACGGTGCCGCCGTACTGCAGCGCGAGGTGTCGGACCGCATGGCCGGCCGCCTTGACCTGATCCGGCATGCGCCGGGGGTGATCCTCGATGCCGGCAGCGGCACCGGCTATGGCGCGGCAACCCTGCGCGACCGCTATGCCGATGCGCGGGTGGTCGAATTCGATCTGGCGCTGTCGATGCTGCAGGCGTCGCGCGCCAAGCAGATGCCGGCCGGCCTGCTGAAGAAGCTGTTCACCCGGGCGCCGGCCCAGGTCTGTGGCGACCTGGAAAACCTGCCGCTGGCGACCGGCTCGGTCGATATGGTCTGGTCGAACCTGGCCGTGCAGTGGATGAATACGCCGGACCGGGTTTTCGCCGAATTCCATCGCGTGCTGAAAGTCGACGGCTTGCTGATGTTCTCGACACTCGGTCCCGACACGCTGAAGGAACTGGGCGCCGCCTTTGCCGGTGTGGATGCCGCTACCCACGTCAACCGCTTCATCGACATGCACGATCTGGGCGATGCGCTGGTGCGCGCCGGTTTTGCCACGCCGGTCATGGACATGGAAAAAATCGTGCTGACCTATGACGACGTAAAAGGCGTCATGCGCGACCTGAAGGCCATCGGCGCGCGCAACGCGACCGAGGGCCGCGGGCGCGGGCTGATGGGCAAGCATGCCTGGGCACGGGTCGAGGCCAACTATGAGCAGTGGCGCCGGGAAGGACGGCTGCCGGCCACCTATGAGGTGGTATACGGCCATGCCTGGCGACCGGCCGCAGCGCCGAAGCGCAAGCTCGACGATGGCCGGGACATTGTCGAGTTCATGCCCCGGCGTCCGGCGTAG